The DNA sequence TGTAATTTGTGTTAAATGTTCTTTGAATGATAATATGTACAATGACACACATTggtattattagttattaatattttacggTTACCTCTCAGGTTATAGAATTGTTAGTAAAATTATTGTTGGTTTGGACTTTTACCATCTTAGTGAAAAATTACCTAGACCAATGTTGGTAGTCCATTAGATACTTTTGATAACTTTTCTGAACTAAATCAAGTCATTATGCAACAATTGGACTCTAAAACAATGAGAATCTTCACCAAGAAAGTCTCCAGTACTGCTCAAGAAGCCACTCACCGATCTGGAATTGACACACTGCTCCCTGGGGTTGTGATTGATGATTTTCTCTTTGATCCTTGTGGATATTCAATGAATGGTCTTCTAAAAGGAGTGAGTACATAACTATAACAGATTTATAATTTGCTAAAATTATTTGAAGTTGGCTTAACACATTTGTCCTATAAGTTTCTACATTGAACTTCTAGTTTataatttttctgaataaattttaagtaaattaaaataagacaaaaatataaatatggaaatgtgtgtgtttatatgtgaGACTGGTGCAttggaagttaagactgatagacagtgtatcctcACTGCAAAATGGGTTCTACtactgcagtcacctccaaaacctaggattcATTTTAATAATCACATGTTGTAGCTTATACCCtaggatatttttaaaaatatgcagtgtattttgtttaattttaatgtcttGTTTATGGTTTAagaatttatggttataatataaataatcagAGGCtgagatttgctgtttttaatgcagtccttcctcataatttttttattcatttagctttatttgaatgtaattatttaattacactaaaataggaatatatttataaataagcatGTATATATTAAAGGTGCATGTGAGAAATGCATCtagcaatttaaataattttggaaaGAATTATTTTGGACAATTTCTTCCTTACAGGGCTATTATATAACAAtccatgtaattatttaattacactaaaataggaatatatttataaatgagcATGTATGTATTAGAGGTGCATGTGAGAAATGCGTCtagcaatttaaataattttggaaaGAATTATTTCGGACAATTTCTTCCTTACAGGGCTATTATATAACAATCCATGTCACGCCTGAGCCTCATTGTTCTTATGTTAGCTTTGAAACCAATGCTCCACAGGTAAGTTCTTGATCTCATGTTTAGCATGAACCTTTGGCTGTGTTTAAAACTCGCAAGTAAACAATATGAAGTTTAGATAgctatttatttctataaaatgtttcatctgtGACAGTGAGAAATGATCATTAAAGATTAATGTACATTCATGTTATATCTCAAATGTTGTATGTGATCATGAACATAAGTAAATCTCTATTGTCTTACAAAGACACCTGTCTCAAAACTTGACATTGTTCACAAgttaaaaagtaaatagtaaaaaCAGCTTGTAAAATTTTATCATACTAAAAACTTTGATATTTTCTAAGTGAATTAATCATTAGATGtttctgatgtcaaaatactaagtctatagttttgtacaaatcaggaattcaaattaccaatattaacaagctagaatataaaataagaaccttgtatgtttgtattttattaagatATGGCTGATTTACTAAATCATACATGGTGgtcccattcacctctttctatttttggaaatggtcctttGTACACTTCTTCAATATATCATGTGAATAACCAGTCAGAAACTTAGGATGTCCCCtaatggttttctcagccatattaatctttgaaaaggctaacatgttctttcaaaccaagatttcaagaaggtaggttgtgccTTTTAATTTGCTtgatgtttcatgttttttaaacctaaatacatcttagttactaagcttaataaattttatacagtTAGAGTGGgattctatagtaacagtatggTAACTTATCGTTTTTGTTTATTccactgaaataaatacatatagaCACGGACAGACATGTTCAAAGGTTGTAgtgagaagaaataattgtttgcttcgtgatttattgttttatattttaagaaaaatgagtTTAATCTATGTATAGCGGTTGAAATGTGACTTGTataatactagtccactaaaacacagccaaaacgGGGAacactaaaggtcagttttatattacgaGATTTGTAGCGTGAGTGCATGTGCACTTCATCAGTGCAAGATGTATAATATTATGTAGGCCTAAGTGGAAGgtgaatataatacaaaatgtaacaaatatacatgtgtaaatatatagcattatgagactttatgaaatatttgtataatctTGTTATAATATGTCATTCCAGCATGACAaaaggaaaatttatatttattttttgtgatggttatgaggttggtcaggTGAAAGGCCCCATATAGATagtgtatagaaaataacattaaaatcttactgaaaacaaatgtttgaaatgtgctTAGGAGGTTTTAAGAAATTGtggaaataatatttgaaattttttggatgaaaaatagatttttaatcataatatgaaatagctttgcactcagactagtaatgaaacactactttcacaaacaaattttagtaaaaatatttctttttaaaaactgattttttgcatataaaacacttgtaatcttcaccaaaagtctaccaaattttgtgaagatatacatgctgtatcaaaagttatggtGGAAATACTTAAGAAGTGCAAATGTGTAGAGGAACtcgtatattataccaagcctattgcaaaagggttaatataaTGCCTACTTCTAATAGTATTTTCCAAAGAGGTTACATGAACTTAAACTGGTAATTGGAGAATAAAGTGCTTTCTATGGCTTATGCCGTTAACTGAATTCATTTGTCAAAGACAACAATGTAACAAATTCTGATACTGATGTAAAATTAGTATTTTGTACATTTCAAGATGATGGAAAAGTAGAGGGTTGATTGAGGTGTTGCTATGAGAGATGGGCTTGTTGCAGCTAACTGTTTCAGATGAGATAAGTAATCATTATTAATTGTAAATGGTACAAAATAGGTgagttattaaaacagttttcatactttttgCTCATATTCAGGAATCGTATCAAGATCTGATTGTGCGCCTGATGAAAATGTTCAACCCAGGAAAATTCACTCTGACCATATTTGCAAACAAGGTAATTTAGATTAATACACACACATCCTGCATTAAGCCTAGAGTGGACTGAGTGTAGTCTAGTAGAAAATGTGTTGGTCTGTGGACCAAAGAGTCTGTAATTTGTAAAGGAGTACAGTTGAAGATGTACTGAGAGCCATTTGGTGAAGTGTGACTGGTTGAATGACTTTCCTTCTGTTCTATTTACCTCATGTAACGTGCCATTCAGATCGAAAATTCAGGCTTAAAGTACAGGAgcaatttatttgatttgaaagAAACTGCATGTGAAAACTTTATCtgactttatttgttttaagtgttCATTTGAACATGGATATTTATGTTTTGGTAAAAGGTCAATTGTTTATTATTGGTTTTctcttttataaaaaatttaattttgtgagAACTTTCTTTTTATCATCAGAACTCTTTCTTTTTAAGCTTCTTAGTAAAATGGAAGTTTTATACGTCAAAACAGGTTTTTATAGACGAAGCCTTAtgacatttataaaatagttaagtCTTATTCTAGACTTCTTGGGAAAAGTTGATAACAAAGTTTTTTCATGGGAggaaattttttattcaaaagttcTAACAGTTCTGAACTCCAAAGAGTATcgtttattttgtacaacagacTATTTGCCTTTGTTTGTATTACACTTTATCTATAAAATTTGCTTTAAAACGTGGATTTAATGTAACAAAGGTGTATTAAAAATGTAGTCATAAAACATGATATAAAGCTCAGAAACCCACCCAACATTATAATCCCATTTAGGGTATAAACTGGGAAGAAAAATTAAGTGATATATGAattgataatgttgtgtttatccCACAGAGAAACTAAAGGGCAATTATTCTACTCACTCTCTTCTATGCTGTAAACtgtaaaaatagatttaaatgaAGAGAATTTTTTTCACTGTATTAAACATGTTAACTCAATAGATTACTGaattgaaaaagttaaaaaaaaaaaattgccagACTAAAACTGTCCACCCCCCATTATGTCATCCAattcatgaaaatgttttgtcTTTCAGGCTTCTGTTGTTGCTAACGTTCCTTCAGAGTATCAGGAGTGTCACTTCAAGAACTACCAACGCAAGGAGTGGCAATTGTGCGAGTTTAAGAATTACAGTCTCACTTATGCACTGTTTGCAAAGGCTCCCAGTTGATTCCTGAAGTACCACCTGTCTGGACATATCTTGTGTTTTATATCTCCTTTTTATAATACCACCAGATTAATGTTTGTAGAACTTTGTATCACAGCAGACCTTTTGTGGGAGAGGGTTTCctgatgaatttattattttttgttgttgttttttcccccCTGTTTCGGGTTTGCCCAATGGGGAAATACAGAGTTTAAGTTCAAACTTGTTCAGTTTGCTCACATGAATGTCAGACTGAACGTCTATCGTGATTCGGAAGTAGGTGGTTCCTTTACCACCAAGATGGAAGTGGTATACAATAGAACCAAGAGATGTTGTCATACGAGGGAACTTGTTTACTCATTTCTGTTTAACAAAGGATCATGACCTATGAAACGTTTTGATCTGAGAAAGACAGTGTTCAGAGTCTGTCAGCATTTTAGATCAGAAACTAAGTAGAGTTCAAGTGAAACCTTATGATTAACACAATTAACTGGCTAATTTCCTGCTTTTATGTTATGTCAACTTGTTTACCTGTGAGATAGTGAATTCTGCAGTTTTAGCAAAAATTTAACTACAGTGTTCTCGTTAAAAAAACCTATGTTTTTTAGTATAGGTGataatttctttcagttttttggAATAATTTCCTaaaattgtttgttagtttttgtgtCCTTTAACTCTTACTGATTGTGTAACTGATCATGTAACAGTTAAACACAGGTGTTATCAGAGTTGGTTTGTGGCTCTACTGCTGATATTTTGATGTGATTTTCTAGCATTCAAAGATGTGTACAACTGTTACACTTTTAGCATTctttaaacatttgaaactgGGAGGTCATTAGCACATCAGTGTGTTGACTGGTTGTGTCGTAAAAGTTGCAAAACACGCTCCTCCAGGAAAgggattattttaaaattgtacgTCAGCTAAAATGAAAGAAGAACCAAAGTCATTCCTGTTATATCATGGacttatttttttgaaaaaaatttcgtattaatttgtaatgttaaacgttttttttaaacgTCTCCTGTATGAAATTAGCTTGGGATTTGATTTGATATGTTTAGAAGCTCTTTTCACCTTGTGGTATCGATAGGTTCTTTGCTTTGTTGGTGCACTTCAACAGTTTCTTACAATTCTTATTTAATTGCATATGCTGCTGATGTTAAGCTGGTGtaaccacaaaaaacaaaaaaatttaccTTGTACTGACCTGACTTAGCTATATTTCTAGATTGTGAAGTAGATAGAATACTGCACAGTTTACATCTTTTCTGTTTGGTTTGTATGTTATCTTAATATAGATGTATTATTATCAACAGCACTCTTACTTCATTATTACACGAgtagttaaaaaatattcaaatcttGATATGTCCAGACgtggtgtgttttttgttgttgttgtttttcatgatttTGAAACTGGGCCTTTGGTTTTTTTTGGATGAAATTTTCCAATATTCTTGTTGCTTTTAATGTGGTTCAGTCTTTTTCCAATGTCTTCATATTATGATCTGTCTTTTGGTTTATTAGATTGTAGTTATTGctcagtaatataaataaagtcTAGTGTTTTTGCTACAACAGTTGTACTTCTGAATAAGAAACAAGGTGTGTACCAGTATAGTATACCAATCTACGTATTGAAAGGTCCAGAGTTTAAACCTTGCAGTATGTTGTTAAACATGCCTCTTCACAGCACATTTTAACATGTGGAGCATAAGAAGCAGCTTGTGAAGGGTCTAAGAAAACGTGTACATCCCACTGATCAAACACCACATGCATTCTTGTGAAAACTAGGCCCCATTCTTGTGATGGCATCTCTTCAGACGTGTGCCTAAGTGTGGTCTCTCATATGTGTAATCATACCAGTTGAGCAACAACATCAGTTTATAATGTGGTTGGGGGGCACAGAAGAGTTTGAAGTCCTCATAGATAATATTTCCAAATTTAGTTTCTTCATGGTGTAAgtggtgttgtgttacatcaaaTTGAGAAAGTCTTCCAATTGTAACAGGTGGTTGGTTCAGATAGCGTCTGGAATACACATCCCCtgctggaacagcagtaagtcttcagatttacattgctaaaatcagggattcaattccccttgatggacacagcagatagcccagtgtggctttgctgtaagcaAATACAAACATGCTCAACAATACACTTAAAGAACTCTCTCGTTCAAAAATTTACCCAACTTCTCCAAAACAATATATATGGTCATCTGGTTAGTGGAATGTACAGAAATTGTCTGATTATTCTTGTATCTTAGCAGTTATTGTCATTGCTGGAATAAATTGTAAGTTGAAAACACCATAATTTCACTGttcctgttaaaataattttatctaaattttttaaaaatatgaattctgGAAAacagttcttttgtttttttacatgatgCCAAGGAATCTTGAAATGCAAGAAACTTTGTTAGTGTTGATAAAGTGTACCATTCAGAGATTCTGGTTTGGGTACCATGGATACCCATGATGGTAATAAAAGACAGTGGGAAAGGAATAACATAACACCTGATGAAATGAATTGTACTAAATGTTACATTAATGTACTGACACTTTGCACATTGGGATACCTGAGGAATTCCACATAAGTAACAGTTATCCACTTACAGTTTTGGTGATTTTAcccctgttagtcttcctggcgagttatgataattacaattatgctacagaaagtcctttacaacttatgTTACTGTAgctttctcttaacattgtagactaaatgtaaacattggttttatactatgtgttttttaaactttgttttgttttaccgtaATATCCTATTGTGAATTTtgctaaatttacttttaccttttttaccggatgtttggcacagataacctagctgctttgtgccataaaacactaagtCAATCAAACCTTCTCATTTCTTTATCCCGTTATGTTTTGTGAGGACGCAGTTTGTCAGGCTTGTTTGTTTGGCATTACGTGAAGAACAGTTCCacgattattattttttgtgcagATGAGacactaaaaaacaaagaaaatattttactgaatcgATCTATCTAGGCCTAGGTAATTGTTATCAAGCTGTTTATTAATTGTGATTGAGATATAACAAAAGTAGACCTTCCGCTGTGATATTACGAAACAAACAAGTTAATAGACGAATTAAAAAATACTTGTTGTTAACAATCTGATACattaaacaaatactaaaaaatcAGCCTCAATCATCAACAGTATATTGCCTTAAGCCTACCGGTAAATTAGTACAATACGAACTTCAACAGTTCTGTAAAAGAAATTAACGGATTTTTTTTCTGGAAAATgagttattatttgaaatatcgGGTCCATATTTTGCAAACATATATTTAGGGTGGACGGAAACAATcatatttctgtatttacaaaatatttttcgaGATTCTTCAGGAATGCACTAGAGGCCACTAGTTTACCATTCTAAAAAACGTAGTTCAAAGGAAATTTAACCAAAATTACAAAAGGTAAATAGTAAGATAcacgtataaatatatatatatatatatatatatactcaaaatTAAATTGTTGCTCTCAAATGCGCGTAAGAAATTCAATTTTGAACAAAGTTTCAACCTGTAAACCTACATTATGTGCTATACATAGAGATACTTAAGCTTAGGAAAAATATTGCTTATCAGTGCTAATAATTCTAAATTTCTTTTTTGTaggaaaaaattgttttaacagtactgaataattgtaaatatgttttgaagAATGTTTTTTTGTCAACAGTATTGACTACATGTAAATTTGTCTTAACCTTACTGGCCTTAACCATTGTTTCCGACTATTATCCTAAACCATTTATACAAAAATTGCGTGCGAGTCCACACATTTATTGATTGAATGTTCCTAATAACGTATGACTTGcacgcaaaaaacaaacaacaaaacaaaaacgggtGAGCAAAGTAATGAGGTTATTTTTTAGTAAAGGACCTTCTACGTTGATTATCTAGTTCAAAATACTACAATGGgaaagttttgattttaataattacaagaacaaaagactttgtatttaatacaagAACTGCTGATGGgatattttatattgtgtagAAATAGATGAATTTAAATTAATAGAagatcagtttttaaaataaacttggtAATTTGCGGAGTAAAGTTCTCTTGTAATTTTTACCATTTATGGAAACTCTAAGTCACAAAAAGTcgtgaaaatttaaaatatttccttctgGTTCAATTCAAAACGGGTTCCACTAGGAACTGTCTTATCTTCAGTTTCTGTTTCATCTTGGTGTCGACGAAGCCTTTCGCTATATTTCgaaaacaagtttaatatttgtgaaaaataggCTAAGGTtaatataagttttgttttcgTAACTGTTATTGGTATTATATGGAAATAACGGTTGTTGGCAGTGGTCGCCACTGACactttacaagtttgtttgttttggaatttcgcacaaagctactcgagggctatctgtgctagccgtccctaatttagcagtgtaagactagagggaaggcagctagtcatcaccacccaccgccaactcttgggctactcttttaccaacgaatagtgggattgaccgtcacattatacacccccacggctgggagggtgagcatgtttagcgcgacgcgggcgcgaacccgcgaccctcggacacTTTACAAGAAGTGAAAACTGGAATCCATAACTTTATGAAAAAGGGTAAGAAATGAGTGTGCGAGGGCGGCCATATTAGATTGTACTGGAACTTGTCAAACGAAGTGGTTAACAACATACAGAGTTAATCGAAACGTTATTTAAGTCGTTTATAAGacattaaatattagtttgttgtaatactgACTGTGATCCCATTGGTTGGTagaaaatatgataatatattacaattagactgtgtgtgttttcttatagcgaagccaccgaggggaatcgaacccctgaatttagcaaTTAAACTGGTGAGACGTTTATTTTGTTATAGAATGGTTAATttgaacattgttttattttgtcaggAAAATCAGGAGTTGGATTACTTGTTAGAGTGCAAGACTGCGAATTTTAATGTTCAGTTGGATCAGACCTGGATTAGTTATTAGAATGTAGGACTGTGCATCCGAAGGTGGGTGTTCTCTCCCCACTTTGAGAGCCGGCTGTGTGTTATCAGAATAACATTATTCGATTAGCGAAGTCCAGATGCTGACCTAGATTTATATTAATTAGGAGTTTTTCCTGTACGTCAATATGAGAGACACCCAACAAATATTCTTAGCATAAAAGACTTGGGTGAACCAATCTTTACGCTTTCACACACACGAACCATCGTAACGATTGGCTAATGTGAACCCTAAATTTTGTAacgtacaataaataaatacgtttatTGTTGTTTCCGTTAAGCAAAGTGCAAAATAATTTAAGAGCTGTTTATTCTTGGCATGGCTGGAAGgcactcgtaatatgagggtcacgggttcgaattccggtcacacctaatatgctcgcttttttagccgtgggggtgctataagtaatgtcaattccactattcgttggtaaaagagtaccccaagaattggcggtgggtggtgatgactagttgccttctatctaattttacactgcaaaattagagacggctaacacagatagttctcgtgtagctttgcgtgaaattcaaaaacaaacacgcaACTTCTAGTAGGCTTTCTCATAGTGCTTCGCACCATATTTGCCTTACAAGACAAACTGTTTCTAATTTAAGAGTCTGTATTTActtcttttaattatataaacgAAATcgaactataataaaatatatcactccAACATCTGTTCGTTCAAACCCTAATATTAGCGAATAGGTACAAACTACCCCATTGCATTGGGATGGTCTACTATTTAGAAATTTCGACTAGCAACCTGTCTCCAAATACGCTCCCCATTTCAGTCACAGGGGCGTTATAAGGTGtggtcaattcccctattcgttggtatcTGTATACATACTGCTGTGTGTATTAGTAAGGCCCCAGATGAACTGGAATTTTGTGTAAGAGTGTTTGCCACGGTAGTATTTTTCATGGAAATTTACAAACTAAAGTTACTTCACAATTAGGTATAGCTAGGCTTCGATCAGGTTTTTGCAAAATTCATCAGAAAACGGATATCAACAGTCTAAGTTTGCTAATAATACACAAGTCACAAAATTCGAAATAAaagatactgtaaacattacAGTTAATTGCCGCCAGGGTTCCGTATGTGTTTACAAAAAGGATTATTTACTGCAGCGGTTCTTTCCACTGAATATTGTAATAAGTAAAGCAGTAAGTTACTTGTTATGATGCAACATCTCTGTCTAACCAGTGTTctacagaataagaaagtttGTAATTTGTGAGTTAAAACAAGCACCCAAGTTTCACCAGCTTACCCACGTTACTCAAAACAAAAACGAGATTGAAGGGCGTCTCTATTTTCCTAAAGTGGGAACGAGTCACGACCCTTGGGATTCACAGTTCGGGTAAGTGAGAGATTATGGCCACGCCAGATCCAACGAAAGTAAAACTTGCTGTGTTCCACTCCAAGCACTTTTTTAGGGCACCATGTACCCTTTATACAGACTGCTGTGTATTTTGGGGTCACCCTGTAACCTTTATACAGACTGCTGTGGGTTTTGGGGTCACCCTGTAACCTTTATACAGACTGCTGTGGGTTTTGGGGTCATCCTGTAACCTTTATACAGACTGCTGTGGGTTTTGGGGCCACCCTGTAACCTTTATACAGACTGCTGTGGGTTTTGGGGCCACCCTGTAACCTTTATACAGACTGCTGTGGGTTTTGGGGCCACCCTGTAACCTTTATACAGACTGCTGTGGGTTTTGGGGCCACCCTGTAATCTTTATACAGACTGCTGTGGGTTTTCGGGTCACCCTGTAAACTTTATACAGATTACTGTGGATTTTGTACGTATTACTGTAGTTTATAGGCCATCCTGTTATCTGTATACATACTGCTGTGTGTATTAGTAAGGCCTCAGATGAACTGGAAGTTTATCTAAGAGTGTTTGCCACAGTAGTATTTTTCATGGAAATTTACGAgctaaaattaaattgttttgtttggaGAAACAGTGTATCTGAATTTGTTATGGTGGCCATTACTTAGAATCATCAGTCAAACCACACGTTTCTATTAAATTTAAACGGCAGTTGTTTTTGCATTCCTCTTTCTATACTTCTGTCCGAAAATCTAGGGGAAACTACCCCACGAGACTGTTTCTTCCACGGAAAAACCGACAGTTTGGTGAGCTCCGACGTTCGTTTTTTCAATCGGAATCTTCGCGATACTCTCGACAGAAAACGCTCTATCCACTCCAAGAAAGCAACAAAAGAAACTCCCAGCCAAAATCCGGTGTAACCACCAATCACACTGAAAACCTCGATTGGCTGcgcaaaaatgaaataaaaaaaaaggaaggttTATAAAGACCAACAAACAGACAGTgactaaaattacaataaaaataacgttcaatgttataataataaacattattccaTACCTTGAACTGTTTAGTGCTAAGTAAATTCAGTATGACACAAGCTGTAACTCCCTACTAATATTACTTTACAACaagtcaacattttattaatacactTTCTGAAAATACGATCGcaagtttgtgatttttttcaacTTTGGTAACATCCGGGTTTTGAGTCTGTATCAGTAATTAAGTTTTAGGAATGGTTTACTTTTATTCTACGTGAGAGGTATCATGTAATAATAAGTGTATATTTTCTATACTGGTACCTGATACAATGAAAAATAGTTATGGTACGTGTGTGTTTAATTAGTGGATTCTAATCATACTACTAATTAGACTGGTTTATAAGCTTAGGTACATAATTTAATGggttattttttagttattctgGTTCAGATAGATAACTTGCTTTAATCAGAAGTTATTAATCGATTATATtagaaattacaattaaaaactcTAGACAGAATTACAAGATAATATTaacgttatattataacattaaccTTGTACTTCACATAATATTAACTTCTTGGTAccacatatttaatataaagtcTTATCACGACACATTTCACATAGTATTAAAGTTTATTACCTCATACTTTGGACGATGACTTAAAACACTTCTCTCGGTAGATCCGTAATAAACTGTAAGCCTTATAAGGTTATCCCTacgagaaaacagttttaaaaatatttttaaatgttgactAGATAAATAAAGAGTAACAAATGCTGATTTTtgtattaacttcattctatTTATAGTTTATCTCTTGAAGTTTGAGAATAAggatgtttgttattgttttatttcaaaactatataATCTGCGCTGGGTCTGCTGCTGGTACCTAAATTAGAAACTTAATGTCATGAGTCATAAAATGTTCTATTGAAGCAGGCTTGTCATGGCGTCCGACTCGCAGATTGAGATCGAAACTTGTCACCGAACACACATctccagccgtgagggcgttgtaatttAACGATCtacctactatttgttggtagaataatAACACTGGCTTCAGCAGATGA is a window from the Tachypleus tridentatus isolate NWPU-2018 unplaced genomic scaffold, ASM421037v1 Hic_cluster_1, whole genome shotgun sequence genome containing:
- the LOC143241771 gene encoding S-adenosylmethionine decarboxylase proenzyme-like, whose protein sequence is MLFCSESSMFVSKSHFILKTCGSTTLLRAVQPLLYLVQEYTGFDEVLDIFYSRKNFVRPELQLQPHTSFEDEVSVLDGLFEDGAAYCLGRVNQDCWYLYTLNPSDNFVGVQAPDQTLEVIMQQLDSKTMRIFTKKVSSTAQEATHRSGIDTLLPGVVIDDFLFDPCGYSMNGLLKGGYYITIHVTPEPHCSYVSFETNAPQESYQDLIVRLMKMFNPGKFTLTIFANKASVVANVPSEYQECHFKNYQRKEWQLCEFKNYSLTYALFAKAPS
- the LOC143241917 gene encoding uncharacterized protein LOC143241917; its protein translation is MQCFKKTYDYVAVHSTTIPFEEKNLDENEISILKSTFSNISEMRDNLIRLTVYYGSTERSVLSHRPKYEPIEVFSVIGGYTGFWLGVSFVAFLEWIERFLSRVSRRFRLKKRTSELTKLSVFPWKKQSRGVVSPRFSDRSIERGMQKQLPFKFNRNVWFD